The sequence TTCCTACTAAAGAGCAAGCTCTTGAAATAGCGCGGCGTTGTTATGAAAAAGGAGAGTCGTGGATGGGACAGCTCGGAGAATGGCCCGCTTGGTATACACACAAACGAAGAAGAATTATGAATGAGTTGGTTCCATCTGAGGATCGACGAAACATAACTGAAAAGTTTGCATACGAATTACCGCCTGAATCGTCTCTGCACATCGGTGAGTGGAGTGTATGGGAGTTAGAAGTCGTTAAATCAGACGGCGATTTTGAGGTTCAAGAATCGGGAGAAATTAGTCGAGAAGAAATTCCGAAACTTGATAATAACCAGATCATCGAAGGGCAAGAGTTGTCCTATGAATTGTCCAAATATGAGCGAAGTTCGAAAGCAAGACAGCAGTGTATTGAGCATCATGGGGTAGTATGTAAAGTCTGTGGCTTAAAACTTGAGGATTTATATGGAGATATAGGGCGCGGATTTATTCATATCCATCACATTGTCCCTATGTCACGTCAAAAAGGTGAGTACCAAGTAGATCCGATCAATGATTTGGTCCCTGTATGCCCGAACTGCCACTCAATGATTCACAGGCGTGATCCTCCGTACAGAATAGAAGAACTTAGAGCGATGTTTCGTAACCGTTTCTAACAAGGCTTTTGCAGCGGAGCGCAAAAAGCGCGCGCCCGCTGAAAAGCAACGTTCGGAGGCTAATAAATTGCATTTTTATGAAAGCATCAGCAAGTAAAAAAAGTTCAGTATTTTCCATTAAAGCGTTTTTTTCAAGAGAGGGAAAATTGAGCAGAATACAGTTTCTTAAATACTCAATAGCCTCAATTCTTCCTTCTGCTTTTTTTTGGAGCAGTTTTTATTTTTTTAAGGATTTTAAGTTTTCATTTATTTTTAGCTACTTGGGATTAATCACGTTTATTATAGGACTTATTAGTTATTTTTCTTCAGGCTCATGTTGTGTTTCAAGGTCTTATCTGACCAAAAGTTCGACAAGTGAATGGAGCAAGGCCTTTCCTCGCTTGCCAGCGTTATGAACGAATTCAAAAAAGCCAAGATAAAACGGGAGCTTTTCCTGTGAAACTCCTCGATGTGGACGCAACCAACCACGTAGCAAAGACCAGAAGCCTTCCATCGTATTTACATGGACTTCATGGAAACCATCCCCATCCTCGTCTCTGGCATATTCTCCAGCCCCGTGATTCACGCTCTTATGCTTGTACCCCCACTCGCTTAATCGGTTATATATCCCGTATTCATCCGTGTAGATCAAAGTTCCTGGCAAAATGACTGATTTTATCAAGGGCTCAATGGTTACCCGGCGAACATTGGCAAGCATCTTGATTACCACCAGCCCGCATCGCTGAATCATACCAAATACAGGTGGCTTCTCTTTTTCCAATGTACCCCGCCCACGAGCACCTCGTAAACGATTTCGACGGCCTTCCCTCCCTTTTTGGAATACTGCTTCGGGATTGCCTTTATGCCCTGCTACAATGTAGACTTCATCGCACTCAACCTTGTCGTCGAGAGTTACGGGCGGCTTTTTTTTACCACGCCTTCACGAAGTTGGGTGGTCATCTTTTGAACATCCGTGCGGTCCAAGTCCAGTTCTTTGGCAATCTGCTTGTTGGACAAGTTCAGCCCCATAAAATAAAGACACAAAATCCATACTTTTAGGGGTTGATGATGCCCAGCGAAAATGGTACCCGTCAAGTCGTCAAAGCGTTTACTACAATTTTTACATTCATAACGCTGCCTGGCAGGTTCTTTTTCATCGAAACCCCTTTTGATTACTCGTTTGGATTCACAAAACGGACATTGGCGTCCTTCCGGCCAGCGCAATTCCCGAACAGTTTCATAACATTGTGTATCATCAATCAGAGTCTTTATGTTTACCTGCATCCGTTAAGCTCCTAAGGTGAATTCGGTCAGAAAAAATCACCATCTACCATTATACGACCCTGATACGCAACATGAGCCTTTCTTCAATACAAAAAAGACTTCGTGACATTAATTTACTTGGATATTGGACACTAAAGGCTGTTTTTATTCCAGGATTTGGTCAGCTGTTTTTGCTTGGTTTATATTTTATTCCCAGCTCAAATGGAAAAAGGAATATGAGATTACCGATTTGGAATTGGAAGGAAGGAAAGATCGAATATACAGCCCCTGATAAAACCGAACAAGAAAATTCAAGTTAATCGCGCAATGCTATGAGGTTTTATTATTACCGACAATGAAATCAAGTATAAATAACTGAACAGTCCTCGACTGCAAGTCGAGGTGAGGGGGAGCGACCATTCGGCTAAAACCGATTCAAGAAAAAAGGTAATTGAAAAGGACAATGCCACTGAGGAAACAAAAACCGAACAAATTGCTACAGCTGATTTTACCCGCCGTTCCTTCGTCACTCTGGGTAAAACAGCTGAGCATGGTGTTATGTGTTTGAATTAAGATATGAAATTATACGATCTCATCCATAAATATGACTGGAATGTTGTATGGTCTACAAGAGTATTCTTGGATGAATACTTTGAAAAAGATCATTTTAAGAATTTATATATGCGTACCTATCAGCTCCTTAGGCAAATTGAGCCAGTAAAATCAAATGATTCAATCCAAATTGAGAAAAGTTATGATGAGATAAGTAAAGAATATATCTGGGAAGTTTTTTGCATCAATGAAAGCAATGATAATGAAAGGTTAGGATGGTTAGATTTTACACCTTGGTCTGATTGGTTGGGGATGAAAATAAGTGAAAATACAAAAAACAATTTTGCTGAACCCCACATTATGGTAATAATTTTGGGGTCGGGCCAAGTCAACCATCTGAAATATAACATAATAGACCAATAACACAGCCAAAATGAGGTCTTAAACGGTGTTTTTTGATACCGAAAATGGCCTTTTAAGAAAAGAAATTGAAAACAAAGCAATTGCATGGGTAAGCAGAACAGGCTGACCCCTTCAAAGGGGTCTCCCTTTACTATAGTTCCGGTCAAATGACTTGGTATTAATTCCGGACTTCAAACCCTTAAAAAACAGACAGTTAAGGTCAAAAATCGGTTTCAAGTCATGTGACCGGAACTATAATAGTCAAATAATTAGGCGTCTAAACAGCCGCATAAACCCTAATATGCGGGTGTTATACGCCTATTTAGACGCATAACACCATTTCGTCTGCAAAATGGGCGTATTATAAGGCGGCTGTTAGGACGTCTAAACTAGGTTAAGCTTCGGGAATTAAATTATGGATTTCCCACAACTTATAGGTGCAATAGGGATCGGGGCCATTCTTACAAAGATACTTGACATTGTATGGCTTCAAAATTCGATAGAGAAAAAAGAACATTTTGCTTGGTTGCGTGAAAAAAGGATAGAGGCCTTCTCAAAGCTTTCGAAAGAACTGATATCCTTCGGCCTACATGACAAAAAATTGAAAAATCCATTTGAAATTTTTGCGATAGCTTCCGAAGCGATGCTTTTAATAGAAGATGAAGTCCTAATAAAGAAAATTGATCAACATATAGTAAAGTTGGACGAATTCAATAGGGGTATAGACGAAAAGAATTTTAGTGAAGAGCAATTAGGTTCATTATATTCTCAACTAACTGCAGAATCAAGAAAGCTTATTCTTGAATTGCGGTTGCATCTTATAGAAATTACGAGAAAACGTCCAATCCTGTCAAAGGTAAATAAAAGTATTAAAAGCTTAACCAAAAAATTCAGCAGACCCAAAGGGCCGGGCCGCTGATTAAATTGTTGGGGTGAGTGGCAGAAGGAAGTTGTCCGATGTGAGTCTGAACCATACAATGATTGGGAGATGGAAGCGGCCATAGCGGCATCGCCATCTTGGTTCCGCGTGTAGCCCTCCCCACTGGTTGTGCACCAGCACGAGGGTTCAACTCCCTACCGTTCTGTCTCAGGGGGCCGGCGGAAACGCAACAAGTTTTAAGCTTTGCAGGTTAAGACCTCCGCTGTAAACTTGTGGCCCTTTGAGATGGAACATTTCGGAGATGAAATATGGAATATTTTCTGGCGGTTGTCATTGTAGTCGGAGTTATCATTTTTTTAAAGTTTGGTATCAGGCGGATCACGATACTTGAATACGAGAAGGGGCTGAAATATGTCAAGGGGAAGTTTAAGTCAACCGTAGAGCCAGGACAATATTGGTACACGCCTTACTTCACAATCATACAGAAACTTGATGTGCGTCCACGTTTTGTCTCGATTACCGGCCAGGAGGTGTTGAGTGCTGATGGTGTAACCCTTAAAATTAGTATTGCTGCCAATTTTGAGATAAACGATCCAAACGTCGCTATAAACAAAGTGAAGAACTTTCAGGAGGCTCTTTACCTTGAACTTCAACTTGCGTTGCGAGAAATCATCGGAACTGTAGATATTGACAGCGTATTAAGTGGGCGAAATGAATTATCAAAAAAACTCATGGGTGTCACGGAACCAAAGGTTACGGAGCTTGGGCTTAGATTGATTTCGGT is a genomic window of uncultured Desulfobacter sp. containing:
- a CDS encoding HNH endonuclease, coding for MMEYDTSDWSEASIKFEAQGKAPKRYGEGVFRFGAAMTLSVLLPRRGWKLIKSTKHYAYLRPPESSQGIYTLRAKVPTKEQALEIARRCYEKGESWMGQLGEWPAWYTHKRRRIMNELVPSEDRRNITEKFAYELPPESSLHIGEWSVWELEVVKSDGDFEVQESGEISREEIPKLDNNQIIEGQELSYELSKYERSSKARQQCIEHHGVVCKVCGLKLEDLYGDIGRGFIHIHHIVPMSRQKGEYQVDPINDLVPVCPNCHSMIHRRDPPYRIEELRAMFRNRF
- a CDS encoding IS1595 family transposase; translated protein: MVAGHKGNPEAVFQKGREGRRNRLRGARGRGTLEKEKPPVFGMIQRCGLVVIKMLANVRRVTIEPLIKSVILPGTLIYTDEYGIYNRLSEWGYKHKSVNHGAGEYARDEDGDGFHEVHVNTMEGFWSLLRGWLRPHRGVSQEKLPFYLGFFEFVHNAGKRGKALLHSLVELLVR
- a CDS encoding transposase, whose translation is MQVNIKTLIDDTQCYETVRELRWPEGRQCPFCESKRVIKRGFDEKEPARQRYECKNCSKRFDDLTGTIFAGHHQPLKVWILCLYFMGLNLSNKQIAKELDLDRTDVQKMTTQLREGVVKKSRP
- a CDS encoding DUF6557 family protein, whose protein sequence is MKLYDLIHKYDWNVVWSTRVFLDEYFEKDHFKNLYMRTYQLLRQIEPVKSNDSIQIEKSYDEISKEYIWEVFCINESNDNERLGWLDFTPWSDWLGMKISENTKNNFAEPHIMVIILGSGQVNHLKYNIIDQ
- a CDS encoding slipin family protein, with translation MEYFLAVVIVVGVIIFLKFGIRRITILEYEKGLKYVKGKFKSTVEPGQYWYTPYFTIIQKLDVRPRFVSITGQEVLSADGVTLKISIAANFEINDPNVAINKVKNFQEALYLELQLALREIIGTVDIDSVLSGRNELSKKLMGVTEPKVTELGLRLISVNLKDIMFPGKLKEIFAQVVNAKKEGLAALEKARGETAALRNLANAAKMIEGNPNLMQLRLVQAFGNSSGNTLILGMPSEAVTVPIFKGSASKEHTGKARE